The stretch of DNA ATTATTCCATTTGTAGTGAATTATTTGGAGGTTGGATTGAGTAAAGGTTTTATATTTGCTTGCCTGGGATATTTTTTATGGGGAATTCTGCCGCTTTACTGGAAGATTATTCAGGAAGTTCCTGCCTTTCAGATAATGTGCCACCGCATTGTCTGGTCAGTTGTATTCCTACTTTTAATTCATGCAATCAAAGGAAATTTCAGTTGGCTCAAAAAAGCTTTCCAAAATAAAAAGGTTCTATTAACTTTTCTAACAAGTGCTCTCCTGCTTTCTGCCAACTGGTTCACTTACATCTGGTCGGTAAATAACGGACGCACAATCGAAGCAAGTCTGGGTTATTTTATAAATCCGCTTTTCATGGTAATTTTGGGAGTGATCTTCCTGAAAGAAAGACCTGATAAATGGAGTTGGTTCGCAATCGGATTAGCAGCAGTCGGCATTGTTTACACGATCACAATTTACGGTTCTGTTCCCTGGGTAGCCTTCGTTCTGGTTGGTTCATTTGGAACGTATGGACTTCTTCGCAAAACAGCAGCATTAAATTCTCTGCAAGGCTTAACTTTGGAAACTATCCTGATGTTAATTCCGGCTTTAGTTTTTTTGATATATTTTGAGATCAATGGAACCGGAGCTTTCGGGCATCTTACTTTTGGAAAAAATGTACTTCTGGCAATGGCGGGAATTGCAACTTCTGTACCTTTGCTGTTTTTCGCTTACGGAGCTCGACGTATTCAATACACGACAACCGGCATACTGCAATACATCGCACCAACTTTTCAATTCATCATAGGTTTACTTATTTTTAAAGAAGAATTTACAACCAATCGTTTGATCGGTTTTTCCTTCGTATGGCTGGCATTGATCATTTATACAGTTAATAATGTGAGAAAGAGAAGAAGATCACTCTGAAAAGCCTTCTTACGAAAATTCTTTCAATTAGGACTTTCAGAGTTGGAAAAAGTAAGATAAATCTCGTTGCTTAGCTCCGGCTGTACAACGATATGGGAAACCCTGAAAAGCCTTCTTCCGAAAATTCTTTCAAATAGGACTTTCAGGGTTGAAGATATAAACCTTGAAAGTGCTAACACCTCACCCTGCTGTCGCTCTCCCAAAAAAACGGTGAGGAAACATGAGCCAAGCAGGAAGAAAATTCATAACCTTGAAAAGGTTTCAATCAGAGGAATTCTTTTACTTAACCTTTTAAATGGTTCAATACGAACATATAATGCATAATGCAAGGAAAAACCTTGAAAGTACTAAGCAAGAAGATATTGTGCAAGAAGCCTTTTCAAGGTGGACAACAAGAATGAAATAGAAAAATAGTCTGTGTTCATCTGTGTAAATCCGTGAGCTGAAAATATAATTAGAGTGAATTCGTGTTAATTCGTGGCAAAAAAATAGAGGAGGA from Candidatus Cloacimonadota bacterium encodes:
- the rarD gene encoding EamA family transporter RarD is translated as MSKGFIFACLGYFLWGILPLYWKIIQEVPAFQIMCHRIVWSVVFLLLIHAIKGNFSWLKKAFQNKKVLLTFLTSALLLSANWFTYIWSVNNGRTIEASLGYFINPLFMVILGVIFLKERPDKWSWFAIGLAAVGIVYTITIYGSVPWVAFVLVGSFGTYGLLRKTAALNSLQGLTLETILMLIPALVFLIYFEINGTGAFGHLTFGKNVLLAMAGIATSVPLLFFAYGARRIQYTTTGILQYIAPTFQFIIGLLIFKEEFTTNRLIGFSFVWLALIIYTVNNVRKRRRSL